AAAATTTTGCCTACTTTAATCGGGCTAATGGTGGCAGTGGGTGTGCTTCGGGCATCGGGATTTTTGGATATGCTGGGGCAGGTGTTGGGAAATTTTACCGCACAAATCGGTTTTCCTTCTGAGCTGGTACCTCTTGCCATTATCCGAATGTTTTCCTCAAGCGCTGCGACAGGACTGGTGCTTGATATTTTTAAAGAATTTGGCACGGACTCCTACATCGGATTGATTGCATCCATTATGATGTCCTGCACAGAAACGATTTTCTATACGATTTCTGTTTATTTTATAGCGGCAAAAGTAAACAAAACAAGATATACCGTTGCAGGAGCTATGCTGGCAACGGCTGCGGGGATTGCCGTCAGTATATTTTTAGCAGGTAGTATGTAAAAAAAATTTCTGTAAAATTTCTATCAAATATGTTAAACTAATACAGTGAAAAAACAGTAGATGAAATGTAGGGAAAGAGATGCGAGAAATAGATAAGAAAAAGCTTGGGAAGGTATTGCTTCTTATACTAAAGGTTGTGCTGGCAATACCGTTGACAGTTGTATTTATTGTAATAAGGGGAATTCAGTTTTTCTTAAAAATGTGTGGGGCGGTGGTTTCCTTTGCGTGCATTGTTTCGGCGGTCATGCTGTCTATCGGAGTTCTGGTTGAGATTGTATTGCAGATAAATGGAAACGGCCCGGGAATTCCGGCAATTATCCTGACAATGGCAGTGGCAGGCGGACTGGCATATATTCCGGCGGCAGGAGTCGCTATGGTCATGGTGGTGCTTGAGGCAGTGTGCAGCTGGATTTGGAAATGGTATATGGGAAATTCAGATAATTGGAAAGCCTTCTATAAAAGACCGGACTATCAATGGTCTGCTTTTGAGGGCGGATATAAAGGAAAGGAAACAGATGATGCTGGATTTCATATTCATTATTTTAAAGGGATTAAAAGTCAGGAAGAACTGAAAAAACGCTATTATGCCCTTCTTCGAATTTATCATCCAGATAATAGTTTTGGTGAAGATGAAATTACCAGAAGCATCATGGAGGAATATGATTATTTAAAAAATAAGTTTCCTAAGGAAGAAAGTGTTTAAATATAAGTTGACAAGTACAGGGAAAAAGTTATAATTGAAGGTAATGAATATTTCAAAAGTGGAGGATTTCAAAATGAAAGTATTAGTAGAAACATCTGCAAGACACGTACATTTATCTCAGGAGCATTTAGAAGTTCTGTTCGGTAAAGGACATGAATTAACAGTGAAAAAAATGTTAAGCCAGCCGGGACAGTTCGCATGTGAAGAAAAAGTTGAAGTAATCGGAACAAAAGGCAGCCTGAAAATGTCTGTTTTAGGACCTGTAAGAAATGATACACAGGTAGAGGTTTCTTTAACAGATGCAAGAAGCATCGGTGTTGTTGCTCCAATTCGTGAGTCCGGAGATATCAAAGACTCAGGAGCATGTAAGATTGTCGGACCGACAGGTGAAGTTGAATTAACAGAAGGCGTAATCGCTGCAAAACGTCACGTACATATGACACCGGAAGATGCTGAAAAAGCAGGCGTAGCTGACAAACAGATTGTTGAATTAGCTATCGAGTCTCCAAACGGAAGAAGCTTAACATTCGGTGATGTAGTTGTTCGTGTAAGCGCATCTTATGCAACAGCAGCTCACATTGATACAGACGAAGCAAACGCTTTAGCACCTGGTAAAGAATGCTTCGGAGAAATGATTATTAAATAATTGAATTTTAGGACAAGGCATCGGCAGGAATTACCGATGCCTTTTTTATTTCATAGGAAATTGCGTCCTATGAAATAAAAAATGCTCCGCAAGGATGCACAGCGGCGGATAGAGATTTCTACTTATCCTTAATTTGTCGTCCTTCGTGGTTTAAGTGATAATTATCCCTGTAAATCAGTTGGGAAATCGGCACAAATTCATATCCCTTCTCCTGTAAAGCAGTAATTAAGGTATCAAGAGCATCTTTTGTGTATTTAGCACCGTTGTGGCACAGGATAATGCTTCCGTTTCCGAGAGCCTTATGTTCTGTTACACGCTTTACAATGTCTTCGGCTCCGTAATCTTTCCAATCCAGAGAGTCTACATCCCACTGAATGGGATAATAATTATTTTTTTTTGCATTTCGAACGACTTGATTGTCATAGTCGCCGTAAGGCGGACGGAATAAAAACATATCAAAGCCGGTCAGTTCTTTAACTTTATTATGTACCTTCATCAATTCCTGCGTTTTTTCTTCATCGCTTAGTTGGGGCATGTGCTTGTGATTTTCACTGTGGTTGCCTAAATCATGTCCGGCCTCGTAGATTTTCTTTACATCTTCTGGATAACTTTCTACCCATCCCCCTGTCATGAAGAAGGTTGCTTTTACGTTGTGCTTTGCCAGAATATCCAAAATGGTTTGTGTGTCCTCATTTCCCCAAGCAGCATCAAAACTGATGGAAATTTGCGGCTTTTCCGTTTCTACGCAGTAGATGGGCAGCTCCTTGCCGCCCACAGTGTTGCTTACGGAAACAATATTAGGAAGTACGGATACGGCAGAAAAAATCAGAAGTCCGGCAAATGCCAGCAAAAGGATAGTGTTTAAAAAGCGTTTTAACAATCTGGAGCTCCTTAAAACCTGTTTGTTTCTATTGTATTTTTCAGAAAGGGTAAAAAGAACCACAAGGGGAGGGAAAAGGGAACGCTTTCACTTAGTTGACATTAAGGAGAGACATTAGTATACTTAGAGAATATAGAATGTGAGGGATAGAATTTGGGCAAAATCAATGTGCATCTTTTAGGAAGACCGTATGTAGAAGTAGACGGAGAAAGAATAAACTTTCCATATAAAAAAGCAGAAGGTTTTTTCTACTATTTATGTGTGAAAAAGAACGCAACAAGGGAAGAAATTATTTATGTTCTCTGGGGTGCGGACAATGAAAATGTAGGACGAAAAAATCTGCGTGAAGCAGTTTATCAGATAAAAAAATTACTTGGAAAAGAAATTTTGGTTACGGCAGGACATACCAGCATTTCCTTAAATCCGGAATGTATGCCTGAAATCGATTGGGATTTCATTACAGAGGAAAATATTTTAGAGAATGAGGAAGACGGATTTTTATCGCATTTTCATATTAAGAACAGTTATGAATTTGAGGAGTGGATTGAGTCCATGCAGGAGCAGTATGACCAGTCCTTTTTAAAAAGCGCACGAAAACGTCTTCATGATGCTAATGCTGTAAAGGATATGGCTCAGATACAAAAATACAGCAATATTCTTTTGAAGCACGACTCTTATAATGAAAAGCTGTATCAGGAAATTATGGAAATCTACGCTTCCGGCGGAAATTATAATATGGCGATTAAGCTGTATTATGATTTGGAAAAGGTGCTGGATGAGGAGCTGGGAGTTGAGCCCTCCGGTGAAATTACAGAGCTGTTTCACAGGATTTTTAATGTAAAAGGGAATGTAGCTTCAGATAACGGGAGTTGGAACTTGCCTTTCACAGGAAGAACAGAAGAAATTTATCGTATCAGCGAATGTATTGTAGGTACGGGAAGATGGGGAAATCCTCAGTGTGTTGCTATAAGCGGAGAAGAGGGCGTGGGTAAATCGGCTCTTTTGGATAAAGCAAAACAGATGGTGCGGGGATATCAGATGATACCTTTAAACGCAGCCTGCTACCGTGATGAGTCGGATTTCTTTCTTCGTCCTTGGAATGATATTTTCTGGGAAATTGATCAGTGCGTGGAAAACGGAATTTTGGAAAAAGAAATCGTAGAGGATGAAAAAGGGCAGATAAAGAGAATTTTAAAAGGCGTGCTTACAGAAGGCGAGGAAAAAATGGGCAGACTGACCTATCAGATTTTGGAGCAGTCTGTTTTGGAAATGTTCCGAAGAATTGCAGAACGCCATAAAGTAGTTCTGTTTTTTGATGATATTCAATGGCTGGATAAAATGAGCTTTCAGCTTCTTAACCGTATTTTGCTGACCATAGGAACAGACAAAATATTGCTTATGTGTACTTATAATCAGGATAATGATACAGAGGTTATGGAGGCATTGGAGAAGCTGGTGAAGAATGACTGCCTTCAGGTAATTAATCTTCATTCTTTTACCAGAGAGGAAACCGAGGAGCTTCTGCATCGCCATCTGCCGCAGCTTGACAGGGAAGAAAAGAAAAAAGAAGAAATTTACCGAATGACTGACGGAAATGCTTTTTTCTTAATGGAACTGATGAATTTGATTAAGGAAAAGGGATATACTCTTGAGATATCTCCCAAGACCACAAATCTTATCAAGGCAAGGCTTGCAGGACTGCCGGACAGCGAAACAGAGGTTTTATACTGTATGTCATTATTTCCGGAAAAGATAAGCATCGAAGAGCTGGAATTTCTGCTTCCGGAGCTTGACCGTTTGAACCTCATCCGCATTTTGGAAAAGCTTCAGGAGCGCCGTTTGATTAAAGAGATTTTAGTCGGATGGAATATTTATTATAAATTTGTTCATCGAATATTTCGGGAATATTTGTACGAGCATCAGAGTGTGGGAAAAAGAAGGATGTACCACCAGATGCTTGCACAGTATTATGAAAAGCAGGCGGAGACAAAGGAAAATTTTGCCTGTCTTCCAATGATTATTCATCACTATGAGAGATGCCGTAATCAGGTGAAAACTTATGAATACAAGATTAAATATCTAAAGGAATACTATACGATTATTAATGAAAACTTTCCTGTTCTTCATTGGGAGATAGAATACGGCGATGACGAATACGGCGTAACAAGGGGAGCAGAGGAAATGCTTGCCTTGGCAGAAGAAGTAATTCGTCTGGAAGACAGCTCTCATCAGGCACAGGAAATGAAAATGGAAATGTACTATGTAAAGGGGCGCTATAAAATTGCCATGGGAGAATACGACATGGGTATCCAGTGCATTACGGAAAGCATGCAGCTGGCAGAAAAACTAGATGAAAAGAAAATGCTCCTTAACAATTTCAAACAGATGATTTTTTACGGTATTCAGGTAGAGGATTTTGTACAGGTGGAGGAATATGTTCAGAAAGGTCTGCGTTACCTTCAGAAGGAAGAAAAGGCAACAGAAGAAAGCGGCGTGTTTATGCGTCTGTTAGGCTGCTATTTCCTTCACAAAGGAGAGTACACAAAGGCAGAAAAAACATTAATCGAAGCTATGAAGGTTTTTCGGGAATGTGCAAAGGGAAAAGCACATTTCAATATGAGCATTGCTGCCTGTCAGGGATATCTGGGAGATTTAAGCCGTTGTCAGGGCGATTTGGAGATGGCAGCCGTGTATTATGAACGTGCCATTGAAATGGGCCAGGGAAAAGTAGTGACAAACGGACTTGGACAGTTTTATTCCGGTATGGGACAGATTTTCTATTTACAGAATAAGGATAAGGAAGCAAGACAGTATCTGGAAAAAGCAATTTCCTGTCTGAAACGTCATGGGTATTACTGGGGCTTGGAAAGAGCTCAAATTTATATGGCAATGCTTTTAAAACGGCAAAATTCTTTTGAGGAAGCAAAGGCTTATTATAAGGAAAGCAGGCAGATATCCGAGAAAATCAAGAATCCCACAACAATGGAACTGCTTCGGAAATTTGAAGAAGATATGTAGATAAATACAAGAACTTTCAAAAACGTCTAAAAAGAGATTATGCAAAATGACATTTATTGACGCTTTTTTGACACCTATAATGTATAATTTTACGTATAATATAAAGAGGAAAAGAGGGTGCGATATGAGTAATATTTTAATTACTGGTAAAGACTTAACACTGGAACAAATTGCTGCTATCTGTCGAGGACATGCAAAAATTGAGCTCGCAGAAGAGGCAAAGCAGAACATCATCGAATCCAGAAAGGTAGTAGATGACTTAGTTGCGGAAGAAAAGGTTGTATACGGAATTACTACTGGATTTGGTAAATTTAGTGATGTGGTGATTTCTCAGGATCAGTGTAAAGCGCTTCAGAAAAATCTGATTATCACTCATGCGGTAGGTGCAGGAGATCCTTTCTCAGAAGATATTGCAAGAGGAATTATGCTTCTGAGAATTAATAACCTTGTAAAAGGATTTTCAGGTATCAGATTAGAAACAGTACAGACAATGGTGGATATGCTGAACAAAGGTGTTACAGCATTTATTCCTGAAAAAGGTTCTCTGGGAGCTTCCGGTGACCTTGCTCCATTATCTCACATGGTTCTGCCAATGTTAGGTCTTGGTATGGCTTATTATGAAGGTGAACTCCTTCCTGGTGCAGAAGCTATGAAACGTGCAGGTATTCCTACAATTGAATTATCTGCAAAAGAAGGTCTTGCATTAAACAACGGTACACAGGCAATGACATCAGCAGGTTCTCTTGCATTATACGATGCACTGAACTTATTAAAGGTAGCTGATATTGCAGACGCTCTCTGCTTTGAAGCACAGAACGGTGTTGTAGATGCGTTAGACCACAGAGTACATGACGTACGTCCACATTCCGGACAGTTAGCAACAGCAAGAAACCTGTTAAAACTTCTGGAAGGAAGCAAGAACACCACACGTCAGGGTGAAATTCGTGTACAGGATGCTTATTCCTTAAGATGCTCACCTCAAATTCATGGTGCAAGTAAAGATGCAATCAACTACGTATTAGATAAAGTTAATATTGAAATCAATTCTGTTACAGATAACCCGATTATCTTCAAGGAAGACCGTGCAGGTATTTCAGGCGGTAACTTCCACGGTCAGCCAATGGCATTAAGCTTTGACTTCCTTGGTATCGGCGTAGCTGAACTGGCAAACGTTTCTGAAAGACGTATCGAGCGTCTGGTAAATCCGGCATACAGCGATTTACCTGCATTCTTAACACCTCATGGCGGTGTTTGCTCAGGATTTATGATCGTACAGTATTCAGCAGCAGCATTAGTATCTGAAAACAAAGTATTGGCACATCCTGCTTCTGTTGACAGTATTCCTTCATCAGCAGGTCAGGAAGACCATGTATCTATGGGTACGATTGCAGCTAGAAAAGCTGGAGAGATTGCTAAGAACGTAAGACGTGTTCTTGCAATGGAATTGATGGTTGCCTGTCAGGGTATTGATATGAGAGGCAACAAAGGTCTTGGTAAAGGTACACAGGCTGCTTATGATTTAGTTCGTAAACAGGTTGCTACTTTAGACGATGACCGTGAATTGTACGGAGATATCAACTACTGTGAAGAAATCATTGAAAATGGTTCCTTAATCAAAGCAGTAGAAGAAGCGATTGGCAGCGCAATCGAAACAAGATAATATAATTTAAAGAGGGTGCGTTACGGCTGTGTTTGGAGAGGGACCCCTTTGCCAGTCGTAACTATCAAAAAAAGAGGGAGGTTTATTTTATGGAAAATTTGCTTAATCCTGTAATCGTGGCAGTGTTGCTTCTGTGTGTACTCTGCCTGTTGAAAGTAAACGTATTATTATCTATGTTAGTTTCACTGTTTGTGGCAGGTCTGATTGGTGGATTGCCACTTATCAGTACCGGAGATGAGGTAAGTATTATGAGTTCTGTAATTGCCGGTTTTAGCGGTAATGCAGAAACAGCGCTGGCATATGTACTGCTTGGTACTTTTGCATCTGCTATGGCGTATACTGGTATCACAGAAATCCTTTCCAAGAAAATCGCAAGAGTAGTAGGTGGAAATAAATGGATTTTGATTGGTATCTTATTGGTAATTGCGTGTGCATCTCAGAATATTATTCCAATTCACATTGCATATATTCCAATCCTCGTTCCACCATTACTGGCTATGATGAATAAGATGAAACTGGATAGACGTGGAGTTGCCTGTACCATCGCTTTTGGTCATAAGGCTCCTTACATTGCAGTTCCTATGGGATTTGGTTTGATTTTCATGGGAATTATCAGAGATAATATCAACGATAACGCAAAAGACTTTGGATGGAAAGTTACTGTTGGAGATATTACAGCAGTGAACTGGATTCTTGCAGTAGCTATGTTTATCGGTCTTTTGATTGCTTTATTTGTTACATACAGAAAACCTCGTGAATACAAAGACATTCAGTTAGAAGGCGTAACGGAAACAGAAGACTTAACACTGAAATATCAGCACTGGGTAACACTTGCAGCTATTGTAGTAGTAGTAGTACTTCAGATTAAGTTTGGCTCTCTGCCGATAGCAGCTCTTGGTGGACTTCTGGTTATGTTTATATTCCAGGCA
The DNA window shown above is from Blautia hansenii DSM 20583 and carries:
- a CDS encoding polysaccharide deacetylase family protein translates to MLKRFLNTILLLAFAGLLIFSAVSVLPNIVSVSNTVGGKELPIYCVETEKPQISISFDAAWGNEDTQTILDILAKHNVKATFFMTGGWVESYPEDVKKIYEAGHDLGNHSENHKHMPQLSDEEKTQELMKVHNKVKELTGFDMFLFRPPYGDYDNQVVRNAKKNNYYPIQWDVDSLDWKDYGAEDIVKRVTEHKALGNGSIILCHNGAKYTKDALDTLITALQEKGYEFVPISQLIYRDNYHLNHEGRQIKDK
- the hutH gene encoding histidine ammonia-lyase gives rise to the protein MSNILITGKDLTLEQIAAICRGHAKIELAEEAKQNIIESRKVVDDLVAEEKVVYGITTGFGKFSDVVISQDQCKALQKNLIITHAVGAGDPFSEDIARGIMLLRINNLVKGFSGIRLETVQTMVDMLNKGVTAFIPEKGSLGASGDLAPLSHMVLPMLGLGMAYYEGELLPGAEAMKRAGIPTIELSAKEGLALNNGTQAMTSAGSLALYDALNLLKVADIADALCFEAQNGVVDALDHRVHDVRPHSGQLATARNLLKLLEGSKNTTRQGEIRVQDAYSLRCSPQIHGASKDAINYVLDKVNIEINSVTDNPIIFKEDRAGISGGNFHGQPMALSFDFLGIGVAELANVSERRIERLVNPAYSDLPAFLTPHGGVCSGFMIVQYSAAALVSENKVLAHPASVDSIPSSAGQEDHVSMGTIAARKAGEIAKNVRRVLAMELMVACQGIDMRGNKGLGKGTQAAYDLVRKQVATLDDDRELYGDINYCEEIIENGSLIKAVEEAIGSAIETR
- the pduL gene encoding phosphate propanoyltransferase yields the protein MKVLVETSARHVHLSQEHLEVLFGKGHELTVKKMLSQPGQFACEEKVEVIGTKGSLKMSVLGPVRNDTQVEVSLTDARSIGVVAPIRESGDIKDSGACKIVGPTGEVELTEGVIAAKRHVHMTPEDAEKAGVADKQIVELAIESPNGRSLTFGDVVVRVSASYATAAHIDTDEANALAPGKECFGEMIIK
- a CDS encoding AAA family ATPase, encoding MGKINVHLLGRPYVEVDGERINFPYKKAEGFFYYLCVKKNATREEIIYVLWGADNENVGRKNLREAVYQIKKLLGKEILVTAGHTSISLNPECMPEIDWDFITEENILENEEDGFLSHFHIKNSYEFEEWIESMQEQYDQSFLKSARKRLHDANAVKDMAQIQKYSNILLKHDSYNEKLYQEIMEIYASGGNYNMAIKLYYDLEKVLDEELGVEPSGEITELFHRIFNVKGNVASDNGSWNLPFTGRTEEIYRISECIVGTGRWGNPQCVAISGEEGVGKSALLDKAKQMVRGYQMIPLNAACYRDESDFFLRPWNDIFWEIDQCVENGILEKEIVEDEKGQIKRILKGVLTEGEEKMGRLTYQILEQSVLEMFRRIAERHKVVLFFDDIQWLDKMSFQLLNRILLTIGTDKILLMCTYNQDNDTEVMEALEKLVKNDCLQVINLHSFTREETEELLHRHLPQLDREEKKKEEIYRMTDGNAFFLMELMNLIKEKGYTLEISPKTTNLIKARLAGLPDSETEVLYCMSLFPEKISIEELEFLLPELDRLNLIRILEKLQERRLIKEILVGWNIYYKFVHRIFREYLYEHQSVGKRRMYHQMLAQYYEKQAETKENFACLPMIIHHYERCRNQVKTYEYKIKYLKEYYTIINENFPVLHWEIEYGDDEYGVTRGAEEMLALAEEVIRLEDSSHQAQEMKMEMYYVKGRYKIAMGEYDMGIQCITESMQLAEKLDEKKMLLNNFKQMIFYGIQVEDFVQVEEYVQKGLRYLQKEEKATEESGVFMRLLGCYFLHKGEYTKAEKTLIEAMKVFRECAKGKAHFNMSIAACQGYLGDLSRCQGDLEMAAVYYERAIEMGQGKVVTNGLGQFYSGMGQIFYLQNKDKEARQYLEKAISCLKRHGYYWGLERAQIYMAMLLKRQNSFEEAKAYYKESRQISEKIKNPTTMELLRKFEEDM
- a CDS encoding Na+/H+ antiporter family protein; protein product: MENLLNPVIVAVLLLCVLCLLKVNVLLSMLVSLFVAGLIGGLPLISTGDEVSIMSSVIAGFSGNAETALAYVLLGTFASAMAYTGITEILSKKIARVVGGNKWILIGILLVIACASQNIIPIHIAYIPILVPPLLAMMNKMKLDRRGVACTIAFGHKAPYIAVPMGFGLIFMGIIRDNINDNAKDFGWKVTVGDITAVNWILAVAMFIGLLIALFVTYRKPREYKDIQLEGVTETEDLTLKYQHWVTLAAIVVVVVLQIKFGSLPIAALGGLLVMFIFQAVKPKDIDEQLQGGIKLMGFIAFVMLVAGGFATVLKNTGAVNELVTSAISLMGGNKWIAATIITLIGLLVTMGIGTSFGTVPVLAVLYVPLCHQVGFSPAATIVLMSAAAALGDAGSPASDTTLGPTSGLNADGQHDHIWDTCVPTFLHFNIPLMIAAIVAAQIL
- a CDS encoding spore maturation protein, whose amino-acid sequence is MKFLIFLSEISIPLILFYIVGFGILMKCRVYEEFVKGAKDGLLTVVKILPTLIGLMVAVGVLRASGFLDMLGQVLGNFTAQIGFPSELVPLAIIRMFSSSAATGLVLDIFKEFGTDSYIGLIASIMMSCTETIFYTISVYFIAAKVNKTRYTVAGAMLATAAGIAVSIFLAGSM